In the Palaeococcus pacificus DY20341 genome, one interval contains:
- a CDS encoding flippase-like domain-containing protein has product MERRRITLILIGVVVILLLIWWAGVEETLAIAMSADVRYLLLALLMQILAVLAWALRWKVFLKKANIDVSVSRILMAVLVGIFVNNITPGARAGGEPARTYIVGKRSDKRYATIFATVMADRILDVIPVMLFTFIAFKYALSLKIHLLLVVLAISTFVLFLVLALTLLFSFNERLAMGLLRRIISLLRRIFPQKFAGIEEKLEEKLQKAIFEFRETLSDLSKDPGVFFKTLFYSLILWVVMVFRTFFVFRSIGYPLEIYKVLMVQMAGIALGMISVLPGGVGITEGVNSALYLSLSINKELAVTGTILDRFISFWLPTIVGGLISFYLGAKGEEDS; this is encoded by the coding sequence ATGGAGAGAAGGAGGATCACTTTAATTTTGATAGGAGTTGTGGTTATCCTCCTCCTCATATGGTGGGCAGGGGTAGAGGAAACGCTAGCTATAGCTATGAGTGCGGATGTTAGATACCTTCTCCTAGCCCTTTTAATGCAGATTTTGGCGGTTCTAGCTTGGGCTCTTAGATGGAAGGTTTTCCTCAAAAAAGCGAACATAGATGTGAGTGTAAGCAGGATTCTGATGGCCGTTCTCGTTGGGATTTTCGTTAACAACATAACCCCGGGCGCTAGAGCTGGCGGTGAGCCTGCGAGGACTTATATAGTCGGCAAAAGGAGTGATAAGAGATATGCAACAATATTCGCCACCGTGATGGCAGATAGAATTTTGGATGTCATCCCTGTAATGCTGTTCACGTTTATTGCGTTTAAATATGCTCTGAGCTTGAAGATACATCTTCTACTCGTTGTTTTGGCTATTTCCACGTTTGTTCTTTTCTTGGTACTGGCTTTAACTTTGCTCTTCTCATTCAATGAAAGGCTTGCTATGGGGCTGCTCAGACGGATAATCTCACTCTTAAGGCGCATATTCCCACAAAAGTTCGCTGGAATTGAGGAGAAGCTTGAAGAAAAACTTCAAAAGGCAATCTTTGAGTTTAGAGAAACATTATCCGATCTCTCAAAGGACCCGGGTGTTTTTTTCAAAACTCTCTTTTATTCTCTCATTCTATGGGTGGTCATGGTTTTCAGGACGTTCTTTGTGTTTAGGAGCATAGGGTATCCTTTGGAGATCTACAAAGTTTTGATGGTTCAGATGGCTGGAATAGCTTTGGGAATGATTAGTGTCCTTCCGGGAGGTGTTGGCATAACCGAAGGTGTTAACTCTGCGCTATACTTGAGTCTATCCATAAATAAAGAGCTGGCAGTAACTGGAACAATTTTGGATAGATTTATATCCTTTTGGCTACCTACAATAGTTGGGGGGCTAATAAGTTTTTACCTGGGTGCTAAGGGTGAAGAGGATAGCTGA
- a CDS encoding bifunctional N(6)-L-threonylcarbamoyladenine synthase/serine/threonine protein kinase, producing the protein MIALGIEGTAHTLGIGITTEDKVLANIFDTLTTEKGGIHPKEAAEHHAKLLKPLLRRALQEAGVKIEDVNVIVFSQGPGLGPALRVVATAARALALRYSKPIVGVNHCIAHVEVSKLYGDVRDPVGLYVSGGNTQVIALKGGRYRVFGETLDIGIGNAIDTFARELGIGFPGGPKIEKLAQKGEKYIELPYAVKGMDLSFSGILTEVVRKYKSGKYRIEDLAYSFQETAFAALVEVTERALAHTGKDEVVLVGGVAANNRLREMLKAMAEDRGAKFYVPPYDLCRDNGAMIAYTGLKMFKAGIRFKIEETTVKQKFRTDEVEVTWS; encoded by the coding sequence ATGATAGCTCTGGGAATAGAGGGAACAGCACACACTCTTGGAATAGGAATTACAACAGAAGATAAAGTTTTAGCAAACATATTTGACACTCTAACCACGGAAAAAGGCGGTATTCATCCAAAAGAAGCCGCTGAGCACCATGCGAAGCTTTTAAAGCCCCTTTTGAGGAGAGCACTCCAAGAAGCAGGGGTGAAAATAGAGGATGTGAATGTAATTGTCTTTTCTCAAGGCCCGGGTTTAGGGCCAGCTTTGCGTGTAGTCGCAACAGCGGCACGTGCACTAGCCCTCAGATACAGCAAGCCAATAGTGGGGGTCAACCACTGCATAGCCCACGTTGAAGTGAGCAAGCTTTACGGTGATGTAAGAGATCCCGTTGGCCTCTACGTCAGTGGCGGTAATACGCAGGTTATTGCACTAAAAGGAGGTAGGTATAGGGTTTTCGGTGAGACCCTTGACATTGGGATTGGAAATGCCATAGACACCTTTGCGCGTGAGCTGGGCATAGGCTTTCCTGGAGGGCCAAAGATAGAGAAGCTCGCTCAAAAAGGAGAGAAGTACATCGAACTACCATATGCTGTTAAAGGAATGGATTTAAGCTTTTCAGGGATTCTAACGGAAGTTGTGAGAAAGTACAAGAGCGGTAAATATAGAATTGAGGACCTAGCATATTCATTCCAAGAGACTGCTTTTGCAGCATTAGTCGAGGTAACAGAGAGAGCTTTAGCGCACACGGGCAAAGATGAAGTGGTTTTAGTAGGAGGAGTCGCTGCCAACAACCGCTTAAGGGAAATGCTAAAAGCTATGGCAGAGGATAGGGGTGCGAAGTTCTACGTTCCACCCTACGACTTATGCCGCGATAACGGTGCGATGATAGCATATACTGGCCTAAAGATGTTCAAAGCCGGCATAAGATTTAAAATTGAAGAAACTACAGTAAAGCAGAAGTTTAGAACAGATGAGGTCGAGGTTACATGGAGCTGA
- a CDS encoding DUF835 domain-containing protein, whose product MELRVPLYLLAYDSILLIALGYVWIFFMKRLRRYSKELKVFVQNAAFFLGIAVFGRLIDFLDNFISIPYDVEILTTCYFISIVGIIYTIVQYIITVEQTYMPTLNSQKIQKNEEVKSPGEAFLAFSSKNRALDVLEIINDLDSPTLIITRAPRFYEEFKNENILTLWVTQATDRGVSPTKLHVIQDFAINFAQKNPRAFVIIDCLEYIILYNGFETTFKFLVGLKDHLTLRGDTLILLIDKDALNVSQHSLLLKEFKPL is encoded by the coding sequence ATGGAGCTGAGAGTTCCGCTGTATCTTTTAGCATATGACTCAATACTCCTAATCGCCCTTGGATATGTGTGGATCTTTTTCATGAAGCGCCTTAGGAGATACTCAAAAGAACTTAAAGTGTTTGTGCAAAATGCGGCGTTTTTCCTTGGGATTGCTGTTTTTGGAAGGCTCATAGATTTTTTGGACAACTTCATCAGCATTCCTTATGATGTGGAGATTTTAACCACATGCTACTTCATCTCTATAGTGGGCATAATCTACACCATTGTGCAGTATATAATAACGGTGGAGCAAACCTATATGCCGACATTAAACTCGCAAAAAATCCAGAAAAATGAGGAAGTAAAATCTCCAGGTGAAGCATTTTTGGCTTTTAGCTCAAAAAATAGAGCCCTCGACGTACTTGAGATCATCAATGATCTGGATTCCCCAACCCTCATAATCACAAGGGCACCCAGATTCTACGAGGAATTCAAAAATGAGAATATCCTAACGCTGTGGGTTACACAAGCCACTGATAGAGGAGTTTCACCAACGAAGCTCCATGTAATCCAGGATTTTGCAATAAACTTTGCCCAGAAAAATCCAAGGGCATTCGTAATAATAGACTGTCTTGAATATATAATCCTCTACAACGGATTTGAAACTACATTCAAGTTCCTGGTAGGTCTGAAGGATCACCTAACACTCCGCGGAGATACATTAATTCTTCTCATAGACAAAGATGCTCTAAATGTTAGCCAGCACTCCCTGCTATTGAAAGAGTTTAAGCCCCTCTAA
- a CDS encoding NAD(+) kinase: protein MKFGIVARRDKEEALKLAYRVYDFLKVSDHDVYVDVETYEHFPHFEEADLKPLEEMDVDVIVAIGGDGTILRIEHKVKNNIPILGINMGTLGFLAEVDPSETFFALNKVIEGDYYIDERIKLRVYLNGESNIPDALNEVAILTGIPGKIVHLKYYVDKSLAEEIRADGLIISTPTGSTGYALSAGGPFLDPRIDGVVIAPLAPIALNARPMVVPADSTIDVAVLTKGRDVILTVDGQFYTYIHPEVEISIKKSPRKTKFVRFSKGIYPRYTLKIKKKF from the coding sequence ATGAAGTTCGGAATAGTAGCAAGGAGAGATAAGGAAGAGGCATTAAAGCTTGCGTATCGTGTTTATGATTTCCTCAAGGTTAGCGACCACGATGTTTACGTCGATGTGGAGACATATGAGCACTTTCCCCACTTTGAGGAGGCGGATTTGAAGCCTTTAGAGGAAATGGACGTCGATGTTATAGTCGCTATCGGTGGGGATGGAACTATTTTGAGGATAGAGCACAAAGTAAAAAATAACATCCCAATTTTGGGAATAAATATGGGCACGTTGGGATTTCTAGCCGAGGTGGATCCGAGTGAAACATTCTTTGCTTTAAACAAAGTTATTGAGGGAGATTATTATATCGATGAGAGAATTAAGCTCAGGGTATATCTCAATGGCGAGAGCAATATCCCTGATGCTCTCAATGAAGTGGCTATACTCACGGGAATCCCCGGAAAGATTGTGCACTTAAAGTACTACGTTGACAAGAGTTTGGCCGAGGAGATTAGAGCGGATGGATTGATTATCTCAACCCCCACAGGTTCTACAGGGTATGCACTGTCTGCTGGGGGCCCGTTTTTAGATCCAAGGATTGATGGAGTTGTTATTGCTCCACTGGCACCTATAGCTTTAAATGCACGCCCAATGGTTGTTCCTGCGGACTCTACGATTGATGTCGCGGTTTTAACAAAGGGAAGGGATGTGATTTTGACGGTTGATGGGCAGTTCTACACATACATCCATCCTGAAGTGGAGATTAGCATAAAGAAGTCCCCGAGAAAGACAAAGTTTGTGCGCTTTTCAAAGGGAATCTATCCAAGGTATACCTTAAAGATAAAGAAGAAGTTTTAG
- a CDS encoding Trm112 family protein — translation MKRIADILACPKCRGELKREGERCKLKYPIVEGVPSLLIEEAKPLGE, via the coding sequence GTGAAGAGGATAGCTGACATCTTAGCTTGCCCAAAGTGCAGAGGTGAGCTGAAGAGAGAGGGTGAGAGGTGTAAGCTTAAATACCCAATTGTGGAAGGAGTTCCATCCCTCCTGATTGAAGAAGCCAAGCCTCTGGGGGAGTAA